A window of Candidatus Eisenbacteria bacterium genomic DNA:
CGTTGACGACGGTGCTCGGTCTCATTCCGTTAGCGCTCGGGATTGGCGAAGGCGCTGAGATCCGTGCCCCGATGGCGATCACGGTAATCGGAGGGCTTTCGGTCTCGACGCTGCTTACCCTGGTCGTGATACCGGTCGTATATGTGACGCTTGACAGGAAGGACTGAAATGCAAGCCGCGGATTCCAGCGCACAGCAAGGAATAGACGCATGAATCTTGCCGAGACATCCATGCGGCGCCCTGTGACGCTGCTCATGACATTCGCGTGCTTCGTTGTCGTCGGTATCATAGCCGCTAAACTTCTTCCACTTGAGTTTTTTCCTGCTTTCGACGCTCCGTTTGTCGGTGTCGAGATCCCCTATCCGAACTCAACCCCGGAGGAGATTGAACGCCAGATCACGAAGCCTGCTGAGGAAGTTCTGGCGACTATCAGCGGCATCAAACGAATGACGTCCGACTCGGGTGAGAACGGGTCATATATCCAGATTGAGTTCGATTGGGGGATGGACGCAAATGTCAAGGCGCTCGAAGCCAGGGAAAAGCTTGAGGGAATCCGGCAGCTCTTCCCGCGTGATCTTGAGCGGTTCTATATCAGGAAATTCTCAACTTCCGACATGCAGATGATTATCATCCGGATCTCGAGTAATCGCGATCTCAGCAATGCCTATGACATGCTCAACCGGAATGTCAAGCGCCGTCTTGAAAGGATCGAAGGCGTTTCCAAGGTTGACCTCTACGGTGTCGCGAAGAAGGAGATTCACATCCAGCTTCTCGCAGACAGGGTCATTGCGCACCGCGTTGACATCGCGCGTCTGGTAGAGACGCTGCGTTCCTGCAATTTTCTTGTCACTGCGGGCAAGATCACCGATGAGAATCAGAGATATGTCGTTAGACCGATGGGTGAATTCGCAAATATGGACGAGATCGGCGAGATGGTCGTCGGAAAAAATGATCTGCGCCTCAGTGACATCGCCACGGTCGCATATGAGCATCCTGAGCTGGAATACGGGCGACACCTCAACCGCCGCTACGCAATCGGGCTCGATGTGTACAAGGAAGCTGGCGCCAATCTTGTTGAGGTCGCGAAAAAGGTGGTGCGTGAGATCGAGGCGACAAAAAAGCTTCCGGAGATGGCGGGCATAAACATCTACTACATGGACAACCAAGCAGAGGCAGTTGTTAGCTCGCTCCGCGAGGTGCTCAACTCCGGCCTTCTGGGCGGCTGCCTCGCGGTATCCGTTCTATTCTTCTTCCTGCGGCGGCTCTCCACGACACTGATGATAGCGCTTGCAGTGCCGCTCTCACTCTTTGTGACGCTAACGTTCATGTACTTCTTCGGAGTTTCCCTCAACATACTGTCAATGATGGGGTTAATGCTCGCGATCGGGATGCTTGTTGACAATGCAGTCGTTGTGGCAGAAAGCATCCATCGTCATCAGTTGATGGATCTTTCCGGACCTGAAGCAGTCAAGATCGGTGTGCGCGAGGTTTCACTCGCGGTCACGGCCGGAACGATCACGACCTGCATCGTGTTCCTCCCGAATATTGTGAGCCCGAGAGACCAGATCGCCATCTATCTCAAGCACGTTTCGATTGCGATCTGCATTGCATTGGGCGTCTCCCTAATTGTCGCGCAGACGATTGTTCCTCTCCTGGCATCTCGAATCAAGGTTCCCCCGAAAAAGAAGGAAACCGTGATCGACCGTCTGATGGACCGCTACGAGATGACGCTTGGATGGATGCTCCGCCACCACAAGGCGT
This region includes:
- a CDS encoding efflux RND transporter permease subunit — its product is MNLAETSMRRPVTLLMTFACFVVVGIIAAKLLPLEFFPAFDAPFVGVEIPYPNSTPEEIERQITKPAEEVLATISGIKRMTSDSGENGSYIQIEFDWGMDANVKALEAREKLEGIRQLFPRDLERFYIRKFSTSDMQMIIIRISSNRDLSNAYDMLNRNVKRRLERIEGVSKVDLYGVAKKEIHIQLLADRVIAHRVDIARLVETLRSCNFLVTAGKITDENQRYVVRPMGEFANMDEIGEMVVGKNDLRLSDIATVAYEHPELEYGRHLNRRYAIGLDVYKEAGANLVEVAKKVVREIEATKKLPEMAGINIYYMDNQAEAVVSSLREVLNSGLLGGCLAVSVLFFFLRRLSTTLMIALAVPLSLFVTLTFMYFFGVSLNILSMMGLMLAIGMLVDNAVVVAESIHRHQLMDLSGPEAVKIGVREVSLAVTAGTITTCIVFLPNIVSPRDQIAIYLKHVSIAICIALGVSLIVAQTIVPLLASRIKVPPKKKETVIDRLMDRYEMTLGWMLRHHKASALIILGVLLSVAVPLKFVKMNMFDNPEDRRLRLFYNINGTYTVEKVESAVDTYEKYLFDHKDEFEIESIYSFYQGNYASSTILLTKGRAAKKSMKEIENAIRKKLPVLAIANPSFDFRSQMGQGERVRIQLIGKSSEELIGLAKDVAWTISRVPGFKDVRSEAEVGQKEIQVIVDRERARQQGLSTEEIAQVVSAAMRGINLRHFRGEEGEVGMRLEFQDTDRQSLEQLENIPLMGRGDDPVKLASVADFEVRPGPRNIHRENRTTAIGVTANLADITMGQAKKRISRAMESFHFPPGYTWNYGESFTEEKQMFNTLLMNMLLALALIYFVMASLFESLLFPAAIWTQIIFSVVGVFWFFLATGTTMSIMGMIGILILIGVVVNNGIVLVDHVNQLRAEGLDRETAILQGARHRMRPILMTAGTTVLSLVRLSIVKTQVGGSGGPPYFPMARAIVGGLSFSTVVTLLFLPTIYVLLDDARAWVGRVRADARRS